A stretch of the Pseudalkalibacillus hwajinpoensis genome encodes the following:
- a CDS encoding site-2 protease family protein translates to MYDLLMVILVISPISLLLHEAGHTVAANVFTKAGVKLHLGIGPRIFTWRHPRGEVAVNAIYFAGGMTISSQPDKAYGKLAIAIAGPLMNLIVAALALILPFHPSIIAWVLFFNLWLGITNLIPFKILGKESDGWTILKVLLNKT, encoded by the coding sequence ATGTATGATTTGCTCATGGTGATCCTTGTTATATCTCCCATCAGTTTATTACTTCATGAGGCGGGCCACACAGTGGCAGCCAATGTTTTTACGAAAGCTGGTGTGAAACTACACCTGGGCATAGGTCCAAGAATCTTTACATGGAGACACCCGAGAGGAGAAGTAGCCGTTAATGCTATTTATTTCGCTGGAGGAATGACCATCAGCTCACAACCTGATAAAGCCTATGGGAAACTAGCCATTGCCATAGCTGGTCCACTCATGAATCTTATCGTCGCCGCACTCGCTCTCATTCTGCCATTCCACCCATCCATCATAGCCTGGGTTCTTTTCTTTAACCTCTGGCTAGGAATAACCAATCTGATCCCATTCAAAATTCTCGGGAAAGAATCAGACGGATGGACCATATTAAAAGTCCTTCTCAATAAAACTTAA
- a CDS encoding PhoH family protein, translating into MDKVYVLDTNVLLQDPNAIYSFETNEIVIPAVVLEEVDSKKRYMDEIGRNARQVSRMIDGFRERGKLHESIPLENGGTLRIELNHRSFQYLQDKFVEKTNDNRILAVALNLFLEEGKLKSGRTVILVSKDALVRVKADAMGIQAEDFLSDRVVEFNQIYTGYEERYVDSEVLNQFFEKHYIDAKLLKGRPLYPNQYVILKDPVQASSSGIGKVDKNCKKVEKTAMETEYMWGIGPRNVQQRMALDLLVRSDIPLVTLVGKAGTGKTLLAMAAGLMQTEDLNRYKKLFIARPIVPVGKDIGFLPGEKEEKLRPWMQPIFDNLEYLFNVKKTGELEKILSGIGSIQVEALTYIRGRSLPDQYIIIDEAQNLTKHEVKTILTRVGEGSKIVLLGDPQQIDHPYLDEYTNGLTYVVEKFKDQPLSGHVKLEKGERSLLARIAADLL; encoded by the coding sequence TTGGATAAGGTTTACGTCCTAGATACTAACGTGTTACTCCAGGATCCAAATGCGATTTATTCGTTTGAGACGAATGAAATTGTCATTCCAGCTGTGGTGTTAGAAGAAGTGGATTCAAAGAAAAGGTATATGGATGAAATAGGCAGGAACGCAAGGCAAGTATCACGCATGATTGATGGTTTTCGAGAACGCGGAAAGCTTCATGAGTCGATTCCTCTTGAAAACGGCGGGACGCTTCGAATCGAACTGAACCATCGATCTTTTCAATACTTACAGGATAAATTTGTTGAGAAAACAAACGATAACAGAATTCTGGCGGTCGCATTGAATTTGTTTTTAGAAGAAGGGAAATTAAAGTCTGGTCGAACAGTGATTCTTGTTAGTAAAGATGCTTTGGTACGTGTTAAAGCGGATGCAATGGGCATACAAGCGGAGGATTTTTTAAGCGACAGAGTTGTTGAATTTAATCAGATTTATACAGGATATGAAGAAAGGTATGTTGATTCAGAGGTGCTCAATCAGTTTTTTGAGAAGCATTATATTGACGCCAAATTGTTAAAAGGAAGACCGCTTTATCCCAATCAATACGTCATCTTAAAAGACCCGGTTCAAGCCTCGTCATCCGGAATTGGCAAAGTAGATAAGAATTGTAAAAAAGTTGAAAAGACAGCGATGGAAACGGAATATATGTGGGGAATAGGTCCGAGGAATGTACAGCAAAGAATGGCGCTAGATTTGCTTGTTCGTAGCGACATCCCACTTGTAACACTTGTAGGAAAAGCAGGAACAGGAAAAACGCTTTTAGCAATGGCGGCTGGATTAATGCAAACAGAAGATTTAAATCGCTACAAAAAACTTTTTATTGCGAGACCGATTGTTCCAGTTGGAAAAGATATTGGATTTCTGCCAGGGGAGAAAGAAGAAAAGTTACGTCCGTGGATGCAGCCTATATTTGATAATCTAGAATATCTGTTTAATGTTAAAAAGACGGGGGAGCTTGAAAAGATCCTCTCGGGAATCGGTTCCATTCAAGTAGAAGCATTAACGTACATTCGTGGAAGAAGTTTACCTGATCAATATATTATAATAGATGAAGCACAAAATTTAACCAAGCATGAAGTGAAAACGATCTTAACAAGGGTTGGTGAGGGAAGTAAAATTGTTCTCCTCGGTGATCCACAGCAAATTGATCATCCTTATCTTGATGAATACACAAATGGACTCACTTATGTTGTCGAAAAATTTAAAGACCAGCCGCTTAGCGGACATGTTAAGCTCGAGAAAGGTGAACGTTCTCTGCTTGCCCGCATTGCAGCTGATCTACTTTAG
- the glsA gene encoding glutaminase A, which yields MRCRTEEELVELVRKSKPFTKDGKVADYIPALAKSDPDKLAIAIYSKEDGCLSAGDVGETFTLQSISKVLTLALAIMDSGEEHVFSRVGMEPTGDPFNSIAKLETMVPSKPLNPMINAGALVVTNMIHGSSVEEKVGRILQLIHDMTNNSSIGINTEVADSEYESANLNRALSYFMKQHGIIDDNVEMLLEAYTKQCAIEVNCKDLARIGMVLANEGKDPETERRIIPRYIARIVKTFMVTCGMYNASGEFAINVAIPAKSGVSGGILSLVPNEMGIGVYSPPLDAKGNSIAGNKLLENLSSQYGLSIF from the coding sequence ATGAGATGTCGTACAGAAGAAGAATTAGTGGAACTAGTTAGGAAAAGCAAGCCATTTACGAAAGATGGAAAAGTGGCAGATTATATTCCAGCCCTTGCAAAATCCGATCCAGATAAGCTAGCAATTGCAATCTACTCCAAGGAAGACGGATGTTTATCAGCCGGAGATGTAGGCGAAACGTTTACCCTTCAAAGTATCTCTAAAGTTCTAACACTAGCCTTAGCAATTATGGACTCAGGAGAGGAGCATGTTTTCTCAAGGGTAGGAATGGAGCCTACGGGAGATCCATTTAATTCAATTGCCAAACTTGAGACGATGGTGCCCTCAAAACCACTTAATCCAATGATTAATGCGGGTGCATTAGTTGTTACAAATATGATTCATGGTAGTTCAGTAGAGGAAAAAGTTGGGCGCATACTGCAATTAATTCATGATATGACGAACAACTCTAGCATTGGAATTAATACCGAAGTAGCGGATTCGGAATATGAATCGGCGAATTTAAACCGAGCATTAAGTTATTTCATGAAGCAGCACGGCATTATTGATGATAATGTAGAAATGCTTCTTGAAGCTTATACAAAACAGTGTGCAATTGAAGTGAACTGTAAAGATCTTGCTAGAATAGGGATGGTTCTAGCTAATGAAGGAAAAGACCCTGAAACGGAAAGAAGGATTATTCCAAGATATATAGCGAGAATCGTGAAAACGTTTATGGTCACATGCGGCATGTACAATGCATCTGGTGAGTTTGCGATTAACGTGGCCATTCCTGCCAAAAGTGGTGTCTCAGGTGGGATTTTAAGCCTTGTTCCAAATGAAATGGGAATTGGTGTTTATAGTCCACCACTTGATGCAAAAGGCAATAGTATTGCTGGAAACAAACTTCTTGAGAATCTTTCTTCACAATATGGACTAAGTATTTTCTAA
- a CDS encoding pyridoxamine 5'-phosphate oxidase family protein, producing MPNKVDQTLTNDLLTLLKREQYALLSTIDHETTGPNISAISWLYAVNRETIVFAVDQKSRIVTNIQTNDHVSITLIGNESTYAITGRASLAEERMQDVPLKLTMFKLQIKEVRDVMFYGAKMSVEPVYEKTYDPEAAAKLDRSVMAQLKKSTETN from the coding sequence ATGCCAAATAAAGTAGACCAAACTTTAACGAATGATCTTTTAACGTTACTTAAGAGGGAACAATATGCGCTTCTTTCAACGATTGATCATGAAACGACAGGACCAAATATTAGCGCTATCTCCTGGTTATACGCTGTCAATCGTGAAACAATCGTATTCGCTGTGGATCAGAAATCGAGAATTGTGACAAATATTCAGACCAATGATCATGTTTCGATTACGCTAATTGGAAACGAAAGTACCTATGCGATTACCGGTAGAGCTTCATTAGCGGAGGAGAGGATGCAGGACGTTCCGCTGAAGCTTACGATGTTTAAGCTTCAGATTAAAGAAGTGCGAGATGTGATGTTTTATGGTGCGAAAATGTCCGTTGAACCTGTCTATGAAAAAACGTATGATCCTGAAGCAGCTGCAAAATTAGATCGCTCCGTCATGGCTCAACTAAAAAAATCCACCGAAACAAATTAA
- a CDS encoding YlaI family protein — translation MRVKCVLCDKIEKIDSGSPLAKKLRNRPIHTYMCDTCNERIETRTKERKDTGEFKLFHQDESNDEW, via the coding sequence ATGCGAGTAAAATGTGTATTATGTGATAAAATCGAAAAAATCGATAGCGGGAGTCCGCTTGCTAAAAAACTACGCAACAGACCGATCCATACCTATATGTGTGACACATGTAATGAACGAATTGAGACGCGAACAAAAGAACGTAAAGATACTGGGGAATTTAAATTATTCCACCAGGATGAATCGAACGATGAGTGGTAA
- the typA gene encoding translational GTPase TypA: protein MAIREDIRNIAIIAHVDHGKTTLVDQMLHQSGTFRDNEQVSERAMDSNDLERERGITILAKNTAINYEDKRINIMDTPGHADFGGEVERIMKMVDGVLLVVDAYEGCMPQTRFVLKKALEQKLTPIVVLNKIDRPAARPEEVVDEVVDLFIDLGADEDQLDFPVVYASAINGTASLDPEVQDDDMKVLMNTIIDNIPAPLDNSDEPLQFQITLLDYNDYLGRIGIGRVFRGTMKVGQQVALMKVDGTVKQFRVTKLFGFIGLKRTEIEEAKAGDLVAVSGMEEINVGETVCPYDHQEALPILRIDEPTLQMTFLVNNSPFAGKEGKYITSRKIEERLRAQLETDVSLRVENTDSPDAWVVSGRGELHLSILIENMRREGYELQVSKPEVIVREVDGVASEPVERVQIDVPEDYTGSVMESLGERKGEMVNMVNNGSGQVRLEFMVPARGLIGYSTEFLTQTRGYGIINHTFETYMPLISGRVGGRRAGVLVSMEKGKASEYGIMGVEDRGTIFVAPGTEVYEGMIVGEHTRENDITVNIVKVKQMTNMRSANKDQTVSMKKPRVLTLEEALEYLNDDEYCEVTPDSIRLRKKILDKNEREKNAKKKKTAQ from the coding sequence ATGGCAATAAGAGAAGATATTCGTAACATCGCAATCATTGCCCACGTTGACCACGGCAAAACGACGTTGGTAGACCAAATGCTACACCAGTCTGGAACGTTTCGTGATAACGAGCAAGTAAGCGAACGTGCGATGGATTCGAACGACCTTGAGAGAGAACGCGGGATCACGATCCTTGCTAAAAATACGGCAATTAACTATGAAGACAAACGAATCAACATCATGGATACACCTGGACATGCCGACTTCGGTGGTGAAGTTGAACGTATCATGAAAATGGTAGATGGCGTTCTTCTAGTTGTTGACGCTTATGAAGGCTGTATGCCACAGACACGTTTCGTGCTTAAGAAGGCTCTTGAGCAGAAGCTTACACCAATTGTAGTTCTTAACAAAATTGACCGTCCTGCAGCACGTCCTGAAGAAGTTGTGGATGAAGTCGTTGATTTATTTATTGATCTTGGCGCGGACGAAGATCAGCTAGACTTCCCAGTGGTTTATGCTTCAGCAATCAACGGTACAGCTAGTCTTGATCCTGAAGTACAGGATGACGATATGAAAGTTCTTATGAACACAATTATTGATAACATTCCTGCACCTCTAGATAACAGTGACGAGCCTCTTCAATTCCAAATTACACTTCTTGATTACAACGACTATCTTGGAAGAATTGGAATTGGTCGTGTGTTCAGAGGAACAATGAAGGTTGGCCAACAGGTAGCCCTGATGAAGGTCGATGGAACAGTGAAGCAATTTAGAGTGACTAAGCTCTTTGGTTTCATTGGATTGAAGCGTACTGAGATCGAAGAAGCGAAAGCTGGCGACCTTGTAGCGGTTTCTGGTATGGAAGAAATCAACGTAGGTGAAACAGTTTGTCCTTACGATCATCAGGAAGCACTTCCTATTCTTCGTATTGATGAGCCTACTCTTCAGATGACGTTCCTTGTAAACAATAGTCCTTTTGCTGGTAAAGAAGGTAAATACATTACAAGTCGTAAAATTGAAGAGCGTCTTAGAGCTCAGCTTGAAACTGACGTAAGTCTTCGCGTTGAAAATACAGATTCTCCAGATGCATGGGTTGTCTCAGGACGTGGTGAGCTTCACCTTTCAATCCTAATTGAGAACATGCGTCGTGAAGGATATGAGCTTCAAGTTTCAAAACCTGAAGTTATCGTTCGTGAAGTAGACGGCGTTGCAAGTGAGCCTGTTGAACGCGTTCAAATCGACGTACCTGAAGACTACACTGGTTCTGTAATGGAATCACTTGGTGAGCGTAAAGGTGAAATGGTTAACATGGTAAACAACGGTTCAGGCCAAGTTCGCCTTGAATTCATGGTTCCTGCTCGTGGTTTGATTGGTTACTCAACTGAGTTCCTAACACAAACACGCGGATATGGTATTATTAACCATACATTTGAAACGTATATGCCTCTTATTAGCGGTCGTGTAGGTGGACGTCGTGCTGGTGTTCTTGTTTCAATGGAAAAAGGAAAAGCATCAGAGTACGGTATTATGGGTGTTGAAGACCGCGGTACAATTTTCGTAGCTCCAGGTACTGAAGTTTACGAAGGAATGATCGTTGGGGAACACACTCGTGAGAATGACATCACGGTTAACATCGTTAAAGTGAAGCAGATGACGAATATGCGTTCTGCCAACAAAGACCAAACGGTTTCCATGAAGAAGCCTCGCGTTCTAACTCTTGAAGAAGCGCTTGAGTATTTGAACGATGATGAGTATTGCGAAGTAACACCGGATTCAATCCGTCTTCGTAAGAAAATCCTTGATAAGAACGAACGTGAAAAGAACGCTAAAAAGAAAAAAACAGCCCAATAA
- a CDS encoding peptidyl-prolyl cis-trans isomerase has translation METILPIKGKVNYSITLDASVWIFDDRKIELEEFLKFDGSSEKNENDYIRTQAERFERELTGIKPPVNKSIKRFEKERILTGSFVIPLKPFLSNADPTNDSEKVQLDFKDGSKQSMTMDEAMNGFLRFSQDGKPLREDGPTHFYFGDGSNASEPFKYVSGITVI, from the coding sequence ATGGAGACGATTTTACCTATTAAGGGGAAAGTCAATTATTCCATTACTTTAGACGCAAGCGTATGGATATTTGATGATCGTAAGATTGAATTAGAGGAATTTTTGAAATTTGATGGTTCAAGCGAAAAGAATGAGAACGATTACATCCGTACTCAGGCTGAACGCTTTGAAAGAGAGCTTACAGGAATTAAACCTCCTGTTAACAAAAGTATCAAAAGGTTTGAGAAAGAACGCATTCTAACAGGAAGTTTCGTTATCCCACTTAAACCATTTTTATCTAATGCTGATCCTACTAACGATAGCGAGAAGGTTCAGCTAGATTTTAAAGATGGCTCTAAGCAGAGTATGACGATGGATGAAGCCATGAACGGCTTTCTTCGCTTTTCCCAAGATGGAAAGCCGCTCAGAGAAGATGGCCCTACCCATTTCTATTTCGGGGATGGCTCGAACGCTTCCGAACCATTTAAATACGTTTCAGGTATAACTGTCATCTAA
- a CDS encoding YlaN family protein, translating to MATGHREKAYELLKADAHKILKLIEVQMENLTMPQCPLYEEVLDTQMFGLSREIDFAVRLGLVNEEDGKELLESLERQLSALHEASMRK from the coding sequence ATGGCAACAGGACATCGTGAAAAAGCATACGAGCTGTTAAAAGCCGATGCGCATAAGATCCTAAAACTTATCGAAGTTCAAATGGAGAATTTGACGATGCCTCAGTGTCCTCTGTATGAAGAGGTTCTTGATACGCAGATGTTTGGTTTATCTCGCGAAATTGACTTCGCGGTTCGTCTTGGATTAGTAAATGAAGAGGATGGCAAAGAATTGCTTGAATCACTTGAGCGTCAGCTTTCGGCTCTTCATGAAGCTAGTATGAGGAAATAA
- a CDS encoding YlaH-like family protein translates to MNTEPTIASEDLSFFAKLVGIEDNMTLGFYLLYAIIVILCIVVYRLGFAKKLPLLKNVIVYAVLVIGCFPLTFFGIGLPVAEGLVASAVVLIIYKVRLNQAKKKEA, encoded by the coding sequence ATGAATACGGAACCTACCATTGCATCGGAAGATTTATCATTTTTCGCTAAGTTGGTTGGCATTGAAGATAATATGACCCTGGGGTTTTATTTGCTATATGCGATCATCGTTATCCTTTGTATTGTTGTCTATCGTCTTGGCTTTGCCAAAAAACTTCCTCTGCTAAAAAACGTTATCGTATACGCTGTTCTTGTTATTGGATGTTTTCCGCTAACCTTTTTTGGAATCGGTTTGCCGGTTGCTGAAGGATTAGTAGCTTCTGCTGTCGTATTAATTATTTATAAGGTGCGACTCAATCAAGCGAAGAAAAAAGAAGCGTAA
- a CDS encoding YhcN/YlaJ family sporulation lipoprotein, which yields MIKIRWSLIVICLLAACQANDDPVATNKEKTERVQYVKQSVKTPENKNLSATDIAENLVTIAKQVPDVNDATAIVTGKYAVVGIDVNQKLDRSRVSSIKYTVAEALQKDPYGANAVITADADTTYRLKQMATEIKRGHPIGGVMEELADIVGRLMPEVPSKTNKSEPDPVRSNDKQIPAKEEKQLKQQQEKQDLDK from the coding sequence ATGATTAAGATTCGATGGAGTCTCATCGTGATTTGTCTACTTGCTGCATGTCAGGCAAATGATGATCCTGTTGCTACAAATAAGGAAAAAACGGAGCGAGTTCAATATGTCAAACAGTCCGTAAAAACACCAGAGAATAAAAACTTATCAGCTACAGATATTGCGGAAAATCTTGTTACTATCGCTAAACAAGTACCTGATGTGAACGATGCTACAGCTATTGTTACTGGAAAATATGCAGTAGTCGGTATTGATGTAAACCAAAAGCTCGATCGTTCTCGTGTTAGCTCCATCAAATATACAGTAGCCGAAGCACTTCAAAAAGATCCATATGGAGCAAATGCAGTGATTACAGCTGATGCCGACACTACTTATCGATTGAAGCAAATGGCGACCGAAATTAAACGAGGGCATCCAATCGGAGGCGTAATGGAAGAGCTTGCTGATATTGTCGGAAGACTAATGCCTGAAGTGCCTAGTAAAACGAACAAATCTGAACCTGATCCCGTTCGCTCAAATGATAAACAAATACCCGCAAAAGAAGAAAAACAATTGAAACAGCAGCAGGAGAAACAAGACTTAGATAAATAA